The following DNA comes from Bacteroidota bacterium.
CATCTCAAAAAATTATTTAGCCAACAACTTTAACTTTTTTCAGCCGACCATTTCATGGCCGGCCGAACCTCCCAATGTTACAGCCATGGAACTTCCGGTAATTCCATATCTGGCAGCTATACTCTATAAAATATTCGGATTTAATGTATGGACAGTCCGCTTATTACCGATAATCTTTTATTTGCTTATTATATACTATGTATACAAATTAACTTACGAATATTTTGGACCAGTAATCGGTTTAATTGCTGCCTTTATTTCGGGTATCCTGCCTTTAAATAATTCGTTCGGAAATGTACTGTTTTCTGATCCAGCAATGGTTGCCTTTTCCATTTTTACGATATTTTATTTTTCACAATGGATGAAATATGGCAAAAAGAAAGACAGGATTCTGGCTACCCTGGGATTTTCGCTTGCTGTAGCCTTAAAAATCGAACCCCTGTATTTGCTTTTGCCTTTGAGCTGGTTGTTTTTTAAAAAATATCGTCTGGATATCAAAAAATATAAAGTATTTATTTCCTTCATTTTAATCTCACTTATTTTACCGGTTTGTTGGTATTTATATGCCTATTTCCTCACGAATCATTCAATTGATGTATTTGGAATCTTTAAAGGGCATAACAAACTTCAAACTCTTACCATGTTATCTAATTCCATCTGGTATTTTAAAATGAAATGGAATCTTTCAAGTTTACTCGGACACTGGGTTGGATTAATTTTAATTTTTTCAGGAATGATCACAGCATTACTTCTAAGAAAAGGGAGCTTATTTTTCTTCTATTTAGCTGCTGTTTTTATCTATTTCATACTCGTAGCTGAAGGTAATATTGATACATCTTACAGGCAGTTTTGC
Coding sequences within:
- a CDS encoding glycosyltransferase family 39 protein produces the protein MKDWITDFKISFKEISTPDAIPAHYRKLVFWCIVVMILAIRFLTIQTPALDRTVWKEIDYISISKNYLANNFNFFQPTISWPAEPPNVTAMELPVIPYLAAILYKIFGFNVWTVRLLPIIFYLLIIYYVYKLTYEYFGPVIGLIAAFISGILPLNNSFGNVLFSDPAMVAFSIFTIFYFSQWMKYGKKKDRILATLGFSLAVALKIEPLYLLLPLSWLFFKKYRLDIKKYKVFISFILISLILPVCWYLYAYFLTNHSIDVFGIFKGHNKLQTLTMLSNSIWYFKMKWNLSSLLGHWVGLILIFSGMITALLLRKGSLFFFYLAAVFIYFILVAEGNIDTSYRQFCIIPPASAFMAIGSTSITLLLFKTFKRYFKTFYFSPVVILWVALLIPLLIPIHKSHYIFLKDINQPVEQDQWDYAQIIKQYASPKSKIITTGTYTMHVGGNDLSPVLYYYSGLKGWTLQKKNRNLNNVNILINKGADLFAAIYIQREPDMIELINLLKRDHVVLFEDQKGGFILLSLKNKSISKNGKD